Proteins encoded together in one Bactrocera neohumeralis isolate Rockhampton chromosome 4, APGP_CSIRO_Bneo_wtdbg2-racon-allhic-juicebox.fasta_v2, whole genome shotgun sequence window:
- the LOC126756364 gene encoding serine protease inhibitor 42Dd-like isoform X9, translated as MLMSFIGRKIVNAKNLLTLWSPLSRRGNNCNFDTFLSFVLLLSVYTTTATMSSHDQLVAQREFASKSAQFAVKLFNHMYKRDPNKNIIYSPFSIQTCVGMARIGAVGETAAELDRGLGLPSNDVTAIADTFHNVLVTYKDSPILKIANKIYVMQGYSVKKEFNEIATTKFYSSADSINFADNANAANTINKWVESKTNNLIKNLISPDALDSDTRVVLVNAIHFKGEWKYQFPKSATRDDDFYLNEVDSVRVPMMNLKESFGYGVISELDATVLEMPYKDSDLSMVVILPNSRTGLASLQEKLKNFNLSDITRYLIHTKVIVKMPKFKAEYDIELNDALINLGMARMFSKDAEFSNMLDSDEPLQVSKVVHKAFIDVNEEGTEAAAATVLRILPVRSFRRKRFIADHPFMYFLRSRKFGIYFMGQFQKI; from the exons ATACCTTCCTATCATTCGTTCTACTACTCTCCGTATACACAACAACTGCAACCATGTCGAGTCATGATCAACTTGTAGCACAACGTGAGTTCGCCAGCAAATCGGCACAATTTGCCGTAAAGCTCTTCAATCACATGTACAAGAGAGATCCCAACAAGAATATTATCTACTCGCCTTTCTCGATACAAACATGTGTGGGCATGGCACGCATTGGCGCGGTCGGTGAAACCGCTGCGGAACTCGACCGCGGTCTGGGTCTACCATCGAACGATGTGACGGCGATCGCCGATACTTTCCACAACGTATTGGTAACCTATAAGGATAGTCCGATTTTGAAGATCGCCAATAAGATTTACGTAATGCAAGGCTACAGCGTCAAGAAAGAATTCAATGAAATTGCTACAACCAAGTTTTACTCCTCAGCCGATAGCATTAATTTCGCTGACAACGCAAATGCGGCAAACACAATTAACAAGTGGGTGGAATCCAAAACGAATAATCTAATCAAGAATCTCATTTCACCGGATGCGTTGGACTCTGACACGCGCGTGGTATTGGTCAATGCCATACACTTTAAGGGCGAATGGAAGTACCAGTTCCCGAAATCGGCAACACGTGATGATGACTTCTACCTGAATGAAGTCGACTCGGTACGTGTGCCAATGATGAATTTGAAGGAAAGTTTCGGCTATGGTGTTATATCCGAATTGGACGCCACCGTGCTCGAAATGCCCTACAAGGACTCCGATCTATCGATGGTGGTGATATTGCCGAACTCGCGCACAGGATTGGCCAGTCTACAGGAGAAGCTGAAGAACTTCAATCTCAGCGACATCACACGTTATTTGATCCACACGAAGGTCATTGTGAAAATGCCGAAATTCAAGGCGGAATACGATATCGAATTGAATGATGCTTTGATAAAT CTTGGCATGGCACGAATGTTCAGCAAAGACGCTGAATTCAGTAACATGCTCGATTCGGACGAGCCACTGCAGGTCTCGAAAGTCGTGCACAAAGCCTTCATCGACGTGAACGAAGAAGGCACTGAGGCCGCGGCGGCAACTG TTTTGCGAATTTTACCCGTAAGGAGTTTCAGACGCAAACGCTTCATTGCTGATCATCCTTTCATGTATTTCCTGCGCTCCCGAAAGTTTGGCATCTACTTTATGGGTCAGTTTCAGAAGATCTAG
- the LOC126756364 gene encoding serine protease inhibitor 42Dd-like isoform X3 — protein sequence MLMSFIGRKIVNAKNLLTLWSPLSRRGNNCNFDTFLSFVLLLSVYTTTATMSSHDQLVAQREFASKSAQFAVKLFNHMYKRDPNKNIIYSPFSIQTCVGMARIGAVGETAAELDRGLGLPSNDVTAIADTFHNVLVTYKDSPILKIANKIYVMQGYSVKKEFNEIATTKFYSSADSINFADNANAANTINKWVESKTNNLIKNLISPDALDSDTRVVLVNAIHFKGEWKYQFPKSATRDDDFYLNEVDSVRVPMMNLKESFGYGVISELDATVLEMPYKDSDLSMVVILPNSRTGLASLQEKLKNFNLSDITRYLIHTKVIVKMPKFKAEYDIELNDALINLGMARMFSKDAEFSNMLDSDEPLQVSKVVHKAFIDVNEEGTEAAAATAVIFAGITSVGGGPPPPRLFIADKPFAYIIKNKANLILFAGQKTKA from the exons ATACCTTCCTATCATTCGTTCTACTACTCTCCGTATACACAACAACTGCAACCATGTCGAGTCATGATCAACTTGTAGCACAACGTGAGTTCGCCAGCAAATCGGCACAATTTGCCGTAAAGCTCTTCAATCACATGTACAAGAGAGATCCCAACAAGAATATTATCTACTCGCCTTTCTCGATACAAACATGTGTGGGCATGGCACGCATTGGCGCGGTCGGTGAAACCGCTGCGGAACTCGACCGCGGTCTGGGTCTACCATCGAACGATGTGACGGCGATCGCCGATACTTTCCACAACGTATTGGTAACCTATAAGGATAGTCCGATTTTGAAGATCGCCAATAAGATTTACGTAATGCAAGGCTACAGCGTCAAGAAAGAATTCAATGAAATTGCTACAACCAAGTTTTACTCCTCAGCCGATAGCATTAATTTCGCTGACAACGCAAATGCGGCAAACACAATTAACAAGTGGGTGGAATCCAAAACGAATAATCTAATCAAGAATCTCATTTCACCGGATGCGTTGGACTCTGACACGCGCGTGGTATTGGTCAATGCCATACACTTTAAGGGCGAATGGAAGTACCAGTTCCCGAAATCGGCAACACGTGATGATGACTTCTACCTGAATGAAGTCGACTCGGTACGTGTGCCAATGATGAATTTGAAGGAAAGTTTCGGCTATGGTGTTATATCCGAATTGGACGCCACCGTGCTCGAAATGCCCTACAAGGACTCCGATCTATCGATGGTGGTGATATTGCCGAACTCGCGCACAGGATTGGCCAGTCTACAGGAGAAGCTGAAGAACTTCAATCTCAGCGACATCACACGTTATTTGATCCACACGAAGGTCATTGTGAAAATGCCGAAATTCAAGGCGGAATACGATATCGAATTGAATGATGCTTTGATAAAT CTTGGCATGGCACGAATGTTCAGCAAAGACGCTGAATTCAGTAACATGCTCGATTCGGACGAGCCACTGCAGGTCTCGAAAGTCGTGCACAAAGCCTTCATCGACGTGAACGAAGAAGGCACTGAGGCCGCGGCGGCAACTG cTGTCATCTTTGCGGGCATAACCTCAGTGGGAGGAGGTCCACCGCCGCCCAGGCTCTTCATAGCAGACAAACCCTTTGCATATATCATCAAAAATAAGGCCAATTTGATTCTGTTTGCTGGACAAAAGACGAAGGCATGA
- the LOC126756364 gene encoding serine protease inhibitor 42Dd-like isoform X6: MLMSFIGRKIVNAKNLLTLWSPLSRRGNNCNFDTFLSFVLLLSVYTTTATMSSHDQLVAQREFASKSAQFAVKLFNHMYKRDPNKNIIYSPFSIQTCVGMARIGAVGETAAELDRGLGLPSNDVTAIADTFHNVLVTYKDSPILKIANKIYVMQGYSVKKEFNEIATTKFYSSADSINFADNANAANTINKWVESKTNNLIKNLISPDALDSDTRVVLVNAIHFKGEWKYQFPKSATRDDDFYLNEVDSVRVPMMNLKESFGYGVISELDATVLEMPYKDSDLSMVVILPNSRTGLASLQEKLKNFNLSDITRYLIHTKVIVKMPKFKAEYDIELNDALINLGMARMFSKDAEFSNMLDSDEPLQVSKVVHKAFIDVNEEGTEAAAATAIFLGFSGPALPKPPPRKFIADRPFVFLIKNKANFVIFAGQKARR, from the exons ATACCTTCCTATCATTCGTTCTACTACTCTCCGTATACACAACAACTGCAACCATGTCGAGTCATGATCAACTTGTAGCACAACGTGAGTTCGCCAGCAAATCGGCACAATTTGCCGTAAAGCTCTTCAATCACATGTACAAGAGAGATCCCAACAAGAATATTATCTACTCGCCTTTCTCGATACAAACATGTGTGGGCATGGCACGCATTGGCGCGGTCGGTGAAACCGCTGCGGAACTCGACCGCGGTCTGGGTCTACCATCGAACGATGTGACGGCGATCGCCGATACTTTCCACAACGTATTGGTAACCTATAAGGATAGTCCGATTTTGAAGATCGCCAATAAGATTTACGTAATGCAAGGCTACAGCGTCAAGAAAGAATTCAATGAAATTGCTACAACCAAGTTTTACTCCTCAGCCGATAGCATTAATTTCGCTGACAACGCAAATGCGGCAAACACAATTAACAAGTGGGTGGAATCCAAAACGAATAATCTAATCAAGAATCTCATTTCACCGGATGCGTTGGACTCTGACACGCGCGTGGTATTGGTCAATGCCATACACTTTAAGGGCGAATGGAAGTACCAGTTCCCGAAATCGGCAACACGTGATGATGACTTCTACCTGAATGAAGTCGACTCGGTACGTGTGCCAATGATGAATTTGAAGGAAAGTTTCGGCTATGGTGTTATATCCGAATTGGACGCCACCGTGCTCGAAATGCCCTACAAGGACTCCGATCTATCGATGGTGGTGATATTGCCGAACTCGCGCACAGGATTGGCCAGTCTACAGGAGAAGCTGAAGAACTTCAATCTCAGCGACATCACACGTTATTTGATCCACACGAAGGTCATTGTGAAAATGCCGAAATTCAAGGCGGAATACGATATCGAATTGAATGATGCTTTGATAAAT CTTGGCATGGCACGAATGTTCAGCAAAGACGCTGAATTCAGTAACATGCTCGATTCGGACGAGCCACTGCAGGTCTCGAAAGTCGTGCACAAAGCCTTCATCGACGTGAACGAAGAAGGCACTGAGGCCGCGGCGGCAACTG CCATCTTCTTGGGCTTCAGCGGACCAGCATTACCTAAACCACCGCCCAGAAAGTTTATTGCTGACAGACCcttcgtatttctaataaaaaataaagcaaatttcgttatttttgCTGGACAAAAGGCCAGGCGTTAA
- the LOC126756364 gene encoding alaserpin-like isoform X4, translating into MLMSFIGRKIVNAKNLLTLWSPLSRRGNNCNFDTFLSFVLLLSVYTTTATMSSHDQLVAQREFASKSAQFAVKLFNHMYKRDPNKNIIYSPFSIQTCVGMARIGAVGETAAELDRGLGLPSNDVTAIADTFHNVLVTYKDSPILKIANKIYVMQGYSVKKEFNEIATTKFYSSADSINFADNANAANTINKWVESKTNNLIKNLISPDALDSDTRVVLVNAIHFKGEWKYQFPKSATRDDDFYLNEVDSVRVPMMNLKESFGYGVISELDATVLEMPYKDSDLSMVVILPNSRTGLASLQEKLKNFNLSDITRYLIHTKVIVKMPKFKAEYDIELNDALINLGMARMFSKDAEFSNMLDSDEPLQVSKVVHKAFIDVNEEGTEAAAATAMIVQLCAFIPKQPPRFNVNRPFVYLIRSGVHGVPLFAGDCTKPEN; encoded by the exons ATACCTTCCTATCATTCGTTCTACTACTCTCCGTATACACAACAACTGCAACCATGTCGAGTCATGATCAACTTGTAGCACAACGTGAGTTCGCCAGCAAATCGGCACAATTTGCCGTAAAGCTCTTCAATCACATGTACAAGAGAGATCCCAACAAGAATATTATCTACTCGCCTTTCTCGATACAAACATGTGTGGGCATGGCACGCATTGGCGCGGTCGGTGAAACCGCTGCGGAACTCGACCGCGGTCTGGGTCTACCATCGAACGATGTGACGGCGATCGCCGATACTTTCCACAACGTATTGGTAACCTATAAGGATAGTCCGATTTTGAAGATCGCCAATAAGATTTACGTAATGCAAGGCTACAGCGTCAAGAAAGAATTCAATGAAATTGCTACAACCAAGTTTTACTCCTCAGCCGATAGCATTAATTTCGCTGACAACGCAAATGCGGCAAACACAATTAACAAGTGGGTGGAATCCAAAACGAATAATCTAATCAAGAATCTCATTTCACCGGATGCGTTGGACTCTGACACGCGCGTGGTATTGGTCAATGCCATACACTTTAAGGGCGAATGGAAGTACCAGTTCCCGAAATCGGCAACACGTGATGATGACTTCTACCTGAATGAAGTCGACTCGGTACGTGTGCCAATGATGAATTTGAAGGAAAGTTTCGGCTATGGTGTTATATCCGAATTGGACGCCACCGTGCTCGAAATGCCCTACAAGGACTCCGATCTATCGATGGTGGTGATATTGCCGAACTCGCGCACAGGATTGGCCAGTCTACAGGAGAAGCTGAAGAACTTCAATCTCAGCGACATCACACGTTATTTGATCCACACGAAGGTCATTGTGAAAATGCCGAAATTCAAGGCGGAATACGATATCGAATTGAATGATGCTTTGATAAAT CTTGGCATGGCACGAATGTTCAGCAAAGACGCTGAATTCAGTAACATGCTCGATTCGGACGAGCCACTGCAGGTCTCGAAAGTCGTGCACAAAGCCTTCATCGACGTGAACGAAGAAGGCACTGAGGCCGCGGCGGCAACTG CTATGATAGTACAGTTATGCGCCTTCATCCCCAAGCAGCCACCTAGATTCAACGTCAATCGTCCGTTCGTCTATTTAATCAGAAGTGGTGTTCATGGAGTGCCATTGTTTGCTGGGGATTGTACGAAGCCAGAAAATTGA
- the LOC126756364 gene encoding alaserpin-like isoform X2, which yields MLMSFIGRKIVNAKNLLTLWSPLSRRGNNCNFDTFLSFVLLLSVYTTTATMSSHDQLVAQREFASKSAQFAVKLFNHMYKRDPNKNIIYSPFSIQTCVGMARIGAVGETAAELDRGLGLPSNDVTAIADTFHNVLVTYKDSPILKIANKIYVMQGYSVKKEFNEIATTKFYSSADSINFADNANAANTINKWVESKTNNLIKNLISPDALDSDTRVVLVNAIHFKGEWKYQFPKSATRDDDFYLNEVDSVRVPMMNLKESFGYGVISELDATVLEMPYKDSDLSMVVILPNSRTGLASLQEKLKNFNLSDITRYLIHTKVIVKMPKFKAEYDIELNDALINLGMARMFSKDAEFSNMLDSDEPLQVSKVVHKAFIDVNEEGTEAAAATAMMVQYCSFIAHPPPPRFNVDRPFVYLIRSGVHGVPLFAGDCTKPEN from the exons ATACCTTCCTATCATTCGTTCTACTACTCTCCGTATACACAACAACTGCAACCATGTCGAGTCATGATCAACTTGTAGCACAACGTGAGTTCGCCAGCAAATCGGCACAATTTGCCGTAAAGCTCTTCAATCACATGTACAAGAGAGATCCCAACAAGAATATTATCTACTCGCCTTTCTCGATACAAACATGTGTGGGCATGGCACGCATTGGCGCGGTCGGTGAAACCGCTGCGGAACTCGACCGCGGTCTGGGTCTACCATCGAACGATGTGACGGCGATCGCCGATACTTTCCACAACGTATTGGTAACCTATAAGGATAGTCCGATTTTGAAGATCGCCAATAAGATTTACGTAATGCAAGGCTACAGCGTCAAGAAAGAATTCAATGAAATTGCTACAACCAAGTTTTACTCCTCAGCCGATAGCATTAATTTCGCTGACAACGCAAATGCGGCAAACACAATTAACAAGTGGGTGGAATCCAAAACGAATAATCTAATCAAGAATCTCATTTCACCGGATGCGTTGGACTCTGACACGCGCGTGGTATTGGTCAATGCCATACACTTTAAGGGCGAATGGAAGTACCAGTTCCCGAAATCGGCAACACGTGATGATGACTTCTACCTGAATGAAGTCGACTCGGTACGTGTGCCAATGATGAATTTGAAGGAAAGTTTCGGCTATGGTGTTATATCCGAATTGGACGCCACCGTGCTCGAAATGCCCTACAAGGACTCCGATCTATCGATGGTGGTGATATTGCCGAACTCGCGCACAGGATTGGCCAGTCTACAGGAGAAGCTGAAGAACTTCAATCTCAGCGACATCACACGTTATTTGATCCACACGAAGGTCATTGTGAAAATGCCGAAATTCAAGGCGGAATACGATATCGAATTGAATGATGCTTTGATAAAT CTTGGCATGGCACGAATGTTCAGCAAAGACGCTGAATTCAGTAACATGCTCGATTCGGACGAGCCACTGCAGGTCTCGAAAGTCGTGCACAAAGCCTTCATCGACGTGAACGAAGAAGGCACTGAGGCCGCGGCGGCAACTG CTATGATGGTACAGTATTGCTCCTTCATCGCCCATCCACCACCACCCAGATTTAACGTCGATCGTCCGTTTGTCTATTTAATCAGAAGTGGTGTTCATGGAGTGCCATTGTTTGCTGGGGATTGTACGAAGCCAGAAAATTGA
- the LOC126756364 gene encoding serine protease inhibitor 42Dd-like isoform X8 — MLMSFIGRKIVNAKNLLTLWSPLSRRGNNCNFDTFLSFVLLLSVYTTTATMSSHDQLVAQREFASKSAQFAVKLFNHMYKRDPNKNIIYSPFSIQTCVGMARIGAVGETAAELDRGLGLPSNDVTAIADTFHNVLVTYKDSPILKIANKIYVMQGYSVKKEFNEIATTKFYSSADSINFADNANAANTINKWVESKTNNLIKNLISPDALDSDTRVVLVNAIHFKGEWKYQFPKSATRDDDFYLNEVDSVRVPMMNLKESFGYGVISELDATVLEMPYKDSDLSMVVILPNSRTGLASLQEKLKNFNLSDITRYLIHTKVIVKMPKFKAEYDIELNDALINLGMARMFSKDAEFSNMLDSDEPLQVSKVVHKAFIDVNEEGTEAAAATGMIMGRSLPALSPPAFTVDHPFIFIIYSDIAEISLFTGQIATP; from the exons ATACCTTCCTATCATTCGTTCTACTACTCTCCGTATACACAACAACTGCAACCATGTCGAGTCATGATCAACTTGTAGCACAACGTGAGTTCGCCAGCAAATCGGCACAATTTGCCGTAAAGCTCTTCAATCACATGTACAAGAGAGATCCCAACAAGAATATTATCTACTCGCCTTTCTCGATACAAACATGTGTGGGCATGGCACGCATTGGCGCGGTCGGTGAAACCGCTGCGGAACTCGACCGCGGTCTGGGTCTACCATCGAACGATGTGACGGCGATCGCCGATACTTTCCACAACGTATTGGTAACCTATAAGGATAGTCCGATTTTGAAGATCGCCAATAAGATTTACGTAATGCAAGGCTACAGCGTCAAGAAAGAATTCAATGAAATTGCTACAACCAAGTTTTACTCCTCAGCCGATAGCATTAATTTCGCTGACAACGCAAATGCGGCAAACACAATTAACAAGTGGGTGGAATCCAAAACGAATAATCTAATCAAGAATCTCATTTCACCGGATGCGTTGGACTCTGACACGCGCGTGGTATTGGTCAATGCCATACACTTTAAGGGCGAATGGAAGTACCAGTTCCCGAAATCGGCAACACGTGATGATGACTTCTACCTGAATGAAGTCGACTCGGTACGTGTGCCAATGATGAATTTGAAGGAAAGTTTCGGCTATGGTGTTATATCCGAATTGGACGCCACCGTGCTCGAAATGCCCTACAAGGACTCCGATCTATCGATGGTGGTGATATTGCCGAACTCGCGCACAGGATTGGCCAGTCTACAGGAGAAGCTGAAGAACTTCAATCTCAGCGACATCACACGTTATTTGATCCACACGAAGGTCATTGTGAAAATGCCGAAATTCAAGGCGGAATACGATATCGAATTGAATGATGCTTTGATAAAT CTTGGCATGGCACGAATGTTCAGCAAAGACGCTGAATTCAGTAACATGCTCGATTCGGACGAGCCACTGCAGGTCTCGAAAGTCGTGCACAAAGCCTTCATCGACGTGAACGAAGAAGGCACTGAGGCCGCGGCGGCAACTG GCATGATTATGGGCAGATCTCTTCCAGCATTATCACCGCCAGCATTCACCGTTGATCACCCATTTATTTTCATCATTTACAGTGATATTGCGGAAATTTCACTATTTACTGGGCAAATAGCAACgccataa
- the LOC126756364 gene encoding alaserpin-like isoform X7: MLMSFIGRKIVNAKNLLTLWSPLSRRGNNCNFDTFLSFVLLLSVYTTTATMSSHDQLVAQREFASKSAQFAVKLFNHMYKRDPNKNIIYSPFSIQTCVGMARIGAVGETAAELDRGLGLPSNDVTAIADTFHNVLVTYKDSPILKIANKIYVMQGYSVKKEFNEIATTKFYSSADSINFADNANAANTINKWVESKTNNLIKNLISPDALDSDTRVVLVNAIHFKGEWKYQFPKSATRDDDFYLNEVDSVRVPMMNLKESFGYGVISELDATVLEMPYKDSDLSMVVILPNSRTGLASLQEKLKNFNLSDITRYLIHTKVIVKMPKFKAEYDIELNDALINLGMARMFSKDAEFSNMLDSDEPLQVSKVVHKAFIDVNEEGTEAAAATGMSISNCALEIDQTPLTFKVDRPFMYTINNCLENLTVFVGKLAKP, encoded by the exons ATACCTTCCTATCATTCGTTCTACTACTCTCCGTATACACAACAACTGCAACCATGTCGAGTCATGATCAACTTGTAGCACAACGTGAGTTCGCCAGCAAATCGGCACAATTTGCCGTAAAGCTCTTCAATCACATGTACAAGAGAGATCCCAACAAGAATATTATCTACTCGCCTTTCTCGATACAAACATGTGTGGGCATGGCACGCATTGGCGCGGTCGGTGAAACCGCTGCGGAACTCGACCGCGGTCTGGGTCTACCATCGAACGATGTGACGGCGATCGCCGATACTTTCCACAACGTATTGGTAACCTATAAGGATAGTCCGATTTTGAAGATCGCCAATAAGATTTACGTAATGCAAGGCTACAGCGTCAAGAAAGAATTCAATGAAATTGCTACAACCAAGTTTTACTCCTCAGCCGATAGCATTAATTTCGCTGACAACGCAAATGCGGCAAACACAATTAACAAGTGGGTGGAATCCAAAACGAATAATCTAATCAAGAATCTCATTTCACCGGATGCGTTGGACTCTGACACGCGCGTGGTATTGGTCAATGCCATACACTTTAAGGGCGAATGGAAGTACCAGTTCCCGAAATCGGCAACACGTGATGATGACTTCTACCTGAATGAAGTCGACTCGGTACGTGTGCCAATGATGAATTTGAAGGAAAGTTTCGGCTATGGTGTTATATCCGAATTGGACGCCACCGTGCTCGAAATGCCCTACAAGGACTCCGATCTATCGATGGTGGTGATATTGCCGAACTCGCGCACAGGATTGGCCAGTCTACAGGAGAAGCTGAAGAACTTCAATCTCAGCGACATCACACGTTATTTGATCCACACGAAGGTCATTGTGAAAATGCCGAAATTCAAGGCGGAATACGATATCGAATTGAATGATGCTTTGATAAAT CTTGGCATGGCACGAATGTTCAGCAAAGACGCTGAATTCAGTAACATGCTCGATTCGGACGAGCCACTGCAGGTCTCGAAAGTCGTGCACAAAGCCTTCATCGACGTGAACGAAGAAGGCACTGAGGCCGCGGCGGCAACTG GCATGAGTATTTCCAACTGCGCACTCGAAATCGATCAAACACCGTTAACCTTTAAAGTAGATCGGCCATTTATGTACACGATCAATAATTGCTTAGAGAACTTAACTGTTTTTGTGGGAAAATTAGCAAAAccataa
- the LOC126756364 gene encoding alaserpin-like isoform X5, whose protein sequence is MLMSFIGRKIVNAKNLLTLWSPLSRRGNNCNFDTFLSFVLLLSVYTTTATMSSHDQLVAQREFASKSAQFAVKLFNHMYKRDPNKNIIYSPFSIQTCVGMARIGAVGETAAELDRGLGLPSNDVTAIADTFHNVLVTYKDSPILKIANKIYVMQGYSVKKEFNEIATTKFYSSADSINFADNANAANTINKWVESKTNNLIKNLISPDALDSDTRVVLVNAIHFKGEWKYQFPKSATRDDDFYLNEVDSVRVPMMNLKESFGYGVISELDATVLEMPYKDSDLSMVVILPNSRTGLASLQEKLKNFNLSDITRYLIHTKVIVKMPKFKAEYDIELNDALINLGMARMFSKDAEFSNMLDSDEPLQVSKVVHKAFIDVNEEGTEAAAATALIMYAESYLPMEIPHEFIANRPFFYAVVNSEQNLLFAGTVSNFRD, encoded by the exons ATACCTTCCTATCATTCGTTCTACTACTCTCCGTATACACAACAACTGCAACCATGTCGAGTCATGATCAACTTGTAGCACAACGTGAGTTCGCCAGCAAATCGGCACAATTTGCCGTAAAGCTCTTCAATCACATGTACAAGAGAGATCCCAACAAGAATATTATCTACTCGCCTTTCTCGATACAAACATGTGTGGGCATGGCACGCATTGGCGCGGTCGGTGAAACCGCTGCGGAACTCGACCGCGGTCTGGGTCTACCATCGAACGATGTGACGGCGATCGCCGATACTTTCCACAACGTATTGGTAACCTATAAGGATAGTCCGATTTTGAAGATCGCCAATAAGATTTACGTAATGCAAGGCTACAGCGTCAAGAAAGAATTCAATGAAATTGCTACAACCAAGTTTTACTCCTCAGCCGATAGCATTAATTTCGCTGACAACGCAAATGCGGCAAACACAATTAACAAGTGGGTGGAATCCAAAACGAATAATCTAATCAAGAATCTCATTTCACCGGATGCGTTGGACTCTGACACGCGCGTGGTATTGGTCAATGCCATACACTTTAAGGGCGAATGGAAGTACCAGTTCCCGAAATCGGCAACACGTGATGATGACTTCTACCTGAATGAAGTCGACTCGGTACGTGTGCCAATGATGAATTTGAAGGAAAGTTTCGGCTATGGTGTTATATCCGAATTGGACGCCACCGTGCTCGAAATGCCCTACAAGGACTCCGATCTATCGATGGTGGTGATATTGCCGAACTCGCGCACAGGATTGGCCAGTCTACAGGAGAAGCTGAAGAACTTCAATCTCAGCGACATCACACGTTATTTGATCCACACGAAGGTCATTGTGAAAATGCCGAAATTCAAGGCGGAATACGATATCGAATTGAATGATGCTTTGATAAAT CTTGGCATGGCACGAATGTTCAGCAAAGACGCTGAATTCAGTAACATGCTCGATTCGGACGAGCCACTGCAGGTCTCGAAAGTCGTGCACAAAGCCTTCATCGACGTGAACGAAGAAGGCACTGAGGCCGCGGCGGCAACTG CGCTTATAATGTACGCCGAATCCTACCTTCCTATGGAAATTCCCCACGAGTTTATCGCCAACAGACCATTTTTCTATGCAGTGGTGAATTCAGAACAAAATCTCTTATTTGCTGGTACCGTTAGCAACTTTAGAGACTAG